In Citrus sinensis cultivar Valencia sweet orange chromosome 3, DVS_A1.0, whole genome shotgun sequence, the sequence gtgtttaaatttatttaaggaGTGTCATTTTTTTGTACAACATGCCTCTTGTGCGTTATCTGTAGCTAATAGCAGATAATGTATATCGTCAGCGTTTCTATCATCATCTTGAGTTGAAATCAGAGCACCAAGATGCTGCTCCACCTCCACTTGATGATAGTCTTAAGAAGATTACTGAGCCTGATCCCACACTTCTTGCTGAAAGCCAGTCTGCTATTGATGCATTTTGTGGGCAATTTGTAATCAAGGAGAATCCTAAGGtcatttttaaactaaaaattgcCTTATTATTCCAGTCTTATCATAGGCGCTGAAGTATCAATACAATGTTGCTTGCAGCTGAAGAAATCAACTAGGCGATTCCTACGAGAGAAACCATCTGGCTCAGATGAGCCAAATGGTGATGGCAGTGTATCTGATGCTCAAGCTGTCAATTCCATGGAAAGCAAACCTGTAGTTACAGTTGACAAAATTGGCGATTTGACCCCTATCCAAGATTTTGAAGCAATGATGTCTAGAAGAGATTGCCCCGATTGGgttgataaagcaattgaggatatgaaaaataaaatatttggcCTACTGGAAAACTCCAATGAAGGGATTAATTATCCTAAAGCAGTGGAACTTTTAGTCGCTTTACGTAAGGGATGCATCCTCGAGCAAGTATATCTCTCtgtctctttctttctcctgTGGTttgcttttgccttttgggATAATTCTTGCCTTAATGATATGTCGTCTATAGTCACTTTTAGTTATGCTTCTTGAAATTATTGACatcctttcttttcttggcCATGTTTGTTTAAGTGTGTGTGTTGCTGTATTTATGTTAACcttcttttcatttcttgcTAATTATAGTTAACTTTATTATGAAGCAGATCTGCTTTTCTGTTTTCATTCTAATCTATTGGAAGCTAGCAGAAAGCTGAAACTAATTTCAGTAGTGTGTCATTCGAACACACACAtgcgcgcgcgcgcacacgcgcgcttctctctctttctctctctctctctctctccatctcTCTTTTTCAACTTCTAAATGAATTTTCCATGTTATGCCTACTACTGTTTAGTGGTGAACAAAGTTCCATCCATAGCCTTGTGAACTTAACACAGGTTAGCATGGTAGAAACTAAAGGCAATGATATTGTATGTCATCCCACGTGTTAAAGGAAGAAGTTTTAACTTCTGTTTATAGCTTTCAGCGGTCGTTGGTTAACTTCAGAAGGTTCTTAATTGTGCAGGAACCAAAGCAGTTTAATGATGTCCTGGAAAAAGTTTGCAAAATCTGCCGCAAAAGAAATTTCAGCActttctttgattttcttatgtCCAAAAAGCTCTCATTGATCTCCAAGTCAGAAGCTGTAGACAGGTTTCATATTCCTATGTTTCTTCTATTGCTTAGTTTCATCCAGTAAGTTTTCATTCCTGTCAGCAGCCATTTAATTCCATGTTTTTGTCTTATTCTCCTGAGCAGTGACATTACCGATGATGAAGCCGGAAGCTTTATTGTGAAAAGCCAGCCAAAACATGAGGACTGAAGTTATGTCGTCCTTTTTGCTGCGTTCGTTTTGTTTATATGTGGTAAATGTGAATTCTTGTCAACCTCATGGATGTAAAAAACGTTTcagtatttttaaatttggggATTTATGTCATTGCTGCTTCTACTATGTAGAATTTGCTTCAGCTTGAAGGCGGCTTTTGGGAAGATCCTCGATGAAATTAGCTGTTACTATGGCATCTTGCATGTATGTATGGAACTTTTTAAACTTTGGACGATGTGaaaattcccaaaaaaaaaattcattggaCGATCGAGGCCTTGTACGGAAAAACGACTTCAGATTTTGGGAACTCTTTTTGTTTGCTATTCCCAATTTTCCCTCGCATCGTGCAATCAAATATGAACACCTTATCATTCATTCATATATTTCTTCCGTTTTCTCTAATAAACCATTTGATGTTACGGTATTTCtgcattttaatatatgaaagtGTGACAACAATATGGTAATTTTCCATCGAGGAATTTTAtgcttcattaaaataaaatttcaatgaaatttttttaaaattattaaagtaagCGATAAGTTGTATTAGAGTGTGTGGTttgtctatttttttaatttatttcttattttaataacgtAAAGTTCaactaaaagattaaaaaaaaaacactcttaagaaataagaaaaaaatgtattttattatactaCATTAAGGTgtgtatttttcttatatgaGTGGGGTTATTAGAActcactatttttttaaattaaaaattttattgtaaaaatataatttgaccAATTACTTATTTGATCTCACTCCTCCCTCTATTTCTTttccttataaaaaattatcataatacaTAAAGTAAATATTGTGTATGacaaatgaaattgtttaaaaattaacaaatttatcattttgtaaTCTCAACAAAGTTGAAGGATCAATTTTGTTTCTATACACCACTttgaatctattaaaaaaattttgatcaaatcTCAAAAGTATAAACTCCAAATGATAATAACAGATAATCTGATAATTTTGTAGTGAAAAGTAAGAGAAAGATAGGTTTATTTAgttaagaaagaataaaaaaagaaaaattgaaagaaagagaaactAGTTTAGTTTTTTCACCATTATTACATTTGAGAGAGAAAGCAGTTAACCTATGgataattttgtgatttttgagaattaataaattaaaataataagtcaTAATTTGacgattattttaattaaacgaaattattagtaaatggaagaattataaataagaGCAGCCGCACTTACACTATCAAATTCGAGCGGATAAATGAATACCATTTTCAAATCTCAATGAAAAACGAACAACATCTGTTTGTTCAGAGAATTTTCttgaattgaatgaaattcGACTTTGTCTGAAAAGTATATACAGTATTTGCAATGTCCACCCAAAACCGAAAGGTGTTGCAAAGTGattagaaaacaagaaaaagtaaatatggaatataaataaaagggtGCCGGTAAGTGGTCAGAGACCGATCGAGTTAACTAAAGAGGAACTGTTCGGTTAATCATCAATATAATGGACGCAGACACCAACAACGATGATCAGGTTTCTCCCTTTTTCCGCTTCACTCCATCattcaaatatcaaattagggcTTCACTTTTTCAACCTAAAACGAACGTCCCTTTACTCTTTCTAATGCACGAATGCCGATGGGTAAATTAAAGCCAAATTCTGTGTTTTGATTTTCCTGCAATAACGAcgagccttttttttttttttttttttggttgcttttaatttgttgcagATAGATATTGGTATTAATTCGTCGTCGTCTTCAAAGCTTGTATTATACTCGTACTGGCAGAGCTCTTGCTCTTGGCGGGTCCGCTTCGCTTTGAAACTTAAAGGTCTTATCTATGAATACAAAGCCGTGGACCTTTCAAAAGGGGAACAATTTAGTCCCGGTAAACATTtcgatgataataataataataataagtttttttaaaagttttttatttatatttatatcacAGGTATTGTGCCATGCTATGAAAATTTCCAATACTATAATGTATGTTATTTTCCtatccccaaaaaaaaaaaaaagtaaaaaaaaaatattgtatgtTATGTCATTTCTGATTTATTGGTTTCCAGAGTTCGAGGAATTAAATCCTCTGCATTTCGTTCCGGTGTTAGTTGATGGTGATGTCGTGGTCTCAGATTCCTATGCAATCTTGTTGGTTCGTGTTCTCTGTCTTTAAATTGATAGGATGAATTGAGCTCTCGTTAATTGCTATATATGATTAGCAACCATCAAATGATCTTgaggtttaatttttttaagtatcgGGGTATCTGTTGTTAGTATTTGGAGGAAAAGTATCCTCAAAGAGCTCTCTTAC encodes:
- the LOC102625579 gene encoding glutathione S-transferase 1 isoform X3 — protein: MNTKPWTFQKGNNLVPVNISMIIIIIISFFKSFLFIFISQVLCHAMKISNTIMYVIFLSPKKKKSKKKILYVMSFLIYWFPEFEELNPLHFVPVLVDGDVVVSDSYAILLYLEEKYPQRALLPAADPQQRALNLQAASIISSSMQPLHMLSLLKYIEDKFGPDERLLWVQTHIEKGFLALEKLLIDFAAKYATGEDVLMCFWPHKLLLLL